aagctcttactgggctCTCTGGAAACAcatatgttgaggcaagttggagctgaatctgcaggacagcggccctccaggactgagtttggacactgcTGCTGTAGGAGATAAAAACATTGTGAATGTTTATTACTCACAGTCTGGAGGAAATCCTGAACACTCACCTGCTCACACTAACCAAACCCTGACCTAGCCTGTAAACTGACTCTGGGATGGGATATTTGGGAAAACTTTAAAGTCGGCGTGAACCGGAAGTTCCTGAGACCGCTATTGCAGTATGCTGATGCTCTtacaactgaatattgagtagaggcGGGGCTGAGGATAAGAGGGCATGGCTAAGAGTGTAATCAGAGAAGGAGCCAATCCAAACGCAGGAGCAGAGGCTCAGGCTGAATATTGAAGATATTACCAAAACATGATCATCTGTCATTCTTCAGTGGATAACTTTACCTGATGAACTGATCACCTTGAGAATAATAATGTGCTccagcaaaataaacatgtgCATTTAGATTTCCTGCAGACTTTAATGAAACATTACCCTTGTCCATCACACGCTGTTCACCACTTCATCTGGAAAGATCGCTCATGAATGAAACTGAAATATAATGTGTAAAGCAGATCTCCTCCAGCACTCACTCAGCAGATGCTTTCAGTGTGTAGAGGAAACAAGTAAGCATTCAATGATAATGTGTGGATCTACTGCCATCCTGTGCTGGGGAGAAACTAACACGCAAACGCAGATTATAGAGACAGAGCTGAAAATCATCATCATGTCCTCATCTAAACGAGTCTTACAGAAGCCTACACACACACGTTCAGTTTGGGCAGAAATTCTCATAATTAACTGCTGTAGTATTGCTCGCCTCTATTTTCGATGCTGTCTGTTTATGAGTATTTCTAAAGCACATATTGATGCTATACTACATCTCTAATCCTACACAATAAAGCCAACTACTGCCTTAATAATTATGAGTTCTCCAACAGCACTTCTTCTGCTGTGCTACACTCTGTTCTTGTTTATTGCAGCATTGTGCAGCACACTCTGTAGATATAATGACGGTCATCGCTTGGTTCCAGACATGATTTGAAAATCTCCTGAAATCTGCAGAATAATCATTTACATTTGGAACAACTTGAAGAAGAAGACCAGTCTTACAGGTGTACATTCACAATTGTGTGATCAGTGTGACGCTGCTGCACTCTGCTGGAGCTGTGGAAGActgcagcgtgtgtgtgtgtgtgtgtgtgtgtgtgtgtgtgtgtgtgtgtgtgtgtgtgtgtgtgtgtctggtgaaGTATACAGTAAATCTTGTGGTTAACTGAGTTTAGCATAATGGCAGAGAAAGACAAAACTACTTAGCTGTTAGAATTTACCTtttggtgacacagtggcgcagtaggtagtgctgtctcctcacagcaagaaggtctctggtttgagtttgcatgttctccccgtgttggtgtgggtttcctccgggtgctccggtttccccaacagtccaaacacatgcgctataggagaactgatcaactacactgaccgtagtgtacgagtgtgtatgggtgtttcccagagatgggttgcagctggaagggcatcccctgtgtaaaacataggctggataagttggtggttcattccgctgtggcgacccctgattaataaagcgattaagccgaaaaagaaaatgaatgaatgaacagacatTTGAAAACTGTCAGGTTTAATGGTGTTTAACATTTAACAGCTTCAGTTCTGCACCTCTGACATCATGCTGGCTTCCAAACGAGCTTTCCAAACGAGTCCTTGCGTATCATttgtctttgttgttgttttttatttacccaCAAGCAGAATTTAGCCAAACAGGagcattttaatacaattttattctAATAAATGCAATTTCTATATTTTTTCCTGCACATTCAGCATAAACACATGAGGAAAAGGTGATGGAAAAACAGTCAAAttaaaaaatgacacatttaatgattaattcatgaagatatatatttttaaatcatattttaagaTGTAGCAAAATATACACATGCAACACCGGTGAATTTTAATATTACTCTTTGACTTCCAGCACCTTTACATTGTTTTGCTGTTCATGAGCAATCAAACAAACTGACTGGCATTATCAGAGGGAAAAACATGTTCtgttaaactcattcattcattcattcattcattcattcattcattcattcatttcttgttggcttagtccctttatttatccagggtcaccacagcggaatgaaccaccaacttatccagcacatctttacacagcggatgcccttccagctgcaacccatctctgggaaagttctgttaattatattttttaattaaatgtttcttTAGCTGTGATTAATCATTAGTGATGgtcatgtgtgtaaatgaagcttTTTTCACAGGTTGAGGCTGATTCTTCTTCTGTTAGTCAACATGTCTTCATATCAGAAACACAAGCATGATACTTCTGAAACTACACTGGAAATAAATAAACTTACTGGCGATTTCCCTGTTGTCCATGTTTCCTCTGACATCTGAAATAAGAACATGTAGATGCTGAAACATGAACATTAATAAACACAGCTGAGGAACAGAAGCATCTGGGTTAGAAATCCTCTTTAACAATGCTGCATTAATCTGCCTTATTCTGCAGGAGAAGAccactattattttatattaaacgcTGTCCTCAACAACTAAGAATAAGCAGCATTATTTGAAATAAGTATGAAAGAACCTGTACCTGTCATCTGCTGGTATTTATTAATGCATCTTATTGGAGGCAGTGGGCGGAGCTCCAGCTTGACGTCATCACTGCGGATGcgtgaaagagagaaagtgaaagaaaaCTGAAGAGAAAGCAGAAGCAGAAATCAGACCAAACTTTACTCACTGAATCTGGAGAACACCGCGGATATTCACTCACAGGTAAGTTTAGGAAATGTTAGATCTTGTTTGACAATGTTAAACTCTGCAATGGTACAATAGTACATTATTATTACACGTGCCCTCACAGCAGAGGAACAGACACTGTGTGAAGTGAAGACACAATAAACTAATGACAGAAACAGATtaaatcacacatgagctgatGATTTTCTGGACTCTAATATAAAATGTGCTGTGCTTCACACATGTAGAAGAGCTTGTGTTATGATAATATCATCATGTTGTTCTTCGCTTGCTCTCAGGCTCATATCAAGTTTCCAGCTCTTCAACAGTGTTTCCGTCTACAGAGACGCAGTTCAGTGTAATCATGTGCAGCTCTGAAACCCTACAGTAATAGTCCAAAGATCAGTGTTCCACCCTAAAGTGATCGGGCAGACTGTAGGCCATATTCAGTCTCAGACGGTGATCTGTAGAGACTTTACCCTGTGCCAGATCACAGTGTTGTTGAACCAAGATCAGATCAGCCTGCAGGACACACAGATAATAACACATGCAGTGGTCTGACCCAGAGCTCATGACAGCACGAAGAATCTCCGCATCAGACACTGACAGTACTGTACATGTGGAAGTCTGGCTGCATCTTTAAGATGAACAGTGCAGGTTTACAGATGCTGGAGATCTGGCCTGCCATCCAACATCACCTCTAAATTACTGACTGAGTATGAGGGCTGAGCTGAGAATCCGTCACGGGTTAGTGTTCtgggttttgttgttttttgggtgCAATAAGCAAGAGTTTTTATCCATCTATTTTAATATCAGCCGTATAATCTGTTAATTCTGTGAATTATACAAATGTTCAGGTTGAGAGGAGATACAGAGTTTGTATAACAGTGGAAACAAACTgttcttcaattcaattcacttttatttgtatttgtatttgtatagcgcttttacaaggcagactgtgtcaaagcagcttgacaAACAAGATCATAGTGAATGAAAACAGTGTAATTCAGTTTTCAGActttcagttcagctcagttcagtgtggtttaataatcactgcttagagtccaaacactgaagagcaaatccatccatgcgcagctccacaagttccaTACCAAGCCATACCAAGCACACCAGCGgcaacagcggcgaggaaaaaacttcaccaattggcgaaagtgatggataaaaataaaatgtaaatgtatatataatgtaaaaagcaATAGACCAACATCTGAGTCCTGCGGTACACCATATAGAGTCGGGTATCATCAGCGTGAATAACTGTATGTTCTTACTGACTTAGTGGTAGCATAGAAAACACAATGTAAAAAGTAATGGACCAAGAGCTGAGCCCTGCGGTACCCCACACTGTACTTCTGATCTTCATTTTGCAGGAATCATCACTGCTTTCACACTGAAAAAGACCAATTcacaaagataatacagaaaccCAAATACAAACAGCTGTGAGTGTTAAATACTCATATAATAACCTGTCACAACATCTAAAGAAGACATGGGAACACAGACGTAGACTATTAACAACACTAAATCAGACTAATCTAACCTAACTGTGACAATTTTGTggactacattttaaaatatcccTGTTTCGTCTTTCATCTCATCAATTTTATCCACAAAGTTAAACTTAGCAGTCGCAGTTAATCTATATCCATTGCTTGCCTCTCCAGGATGGTGTCCTCCTGTGGTTTGAATGAGGAGCTCCAGTGCTCTATCTGTCTGGATGTGTTCACTGATCCAGTCACCACTCCATGCGGACACAACTTCTGCAGAACCTGCCTGGACCAGTactggacaaacacacacacctgctgctgTCCGATCTGTAAAGAGAAATTCAGCAAACAGCCTGATCTGAAGGTCAACATTGCACTGAGAGAGGTGGTGGAGCACTTAAAGCAGGAGAGCCGTCCAGCAGAATCTGAGGTGCTGTGTGATTTCTGTTCATGTATTATCTGTTTACATGCTGCTCTACCTTACAACTCATCCAGAGGTTCAATCCTTTTCCATTTTCAGCAGGCGATGGAGGACAGACTGAAGAAGATTCAAGAAATCAACCACTCAGAGGACCCGAATAAGGTGAGCAAAAATAATCAAAACTCAGTTTAATATTGAGCACAAATAACAACATCAGTTCTAAAATAGCTGTATATCACCTTACTGGGACCCAGATGAGCTTTATTCATCCTCAAGATGCTAAAGATGTTCAAAAATCtactattttaccccttttacaagctGGTAGATCAGagtttggtgtctccagaatgtgtctgtaaagtttccgCTCAAACACTCATCAGATCAGCGATTATTCAATGCAGAACATCAAAGCAAGGTGCAGCTGTTTTTATAGCCTgcgcctttaaatgcaaattagctggTTCTGTCCCCGCCCACTATTCCCACATGGTGTGTGTTTCTCCTGCATCAGATATACAGCAGTCAgagacagacacggatgaagcagAGATCCAGTCTATCAGTCAGAAACACCACAGTGGGGTTATTAGAtgtatattacacacacacacacacacacacacacacacacacacactctcacacacacacacacacacacacacacacacacacacacacacacacacacacacacacgtgcacaccttaaacttgtgaaactcattGTTGATCTGCAGCTGATCAGAGAGCTGGTCAGATCTTTGTTTGCCAGTTTCTTTGCCAATCCTGCTCTGtgtgtcaatcaattcagtgggcggggaaacccaCACTGCTACATCAGGTTGTGGtcggcctcaaaatcactgggatttggatcctgtcAGGAAATTCTAAATAGAGAAGGTGTTGTGTGTCCATCACTCCAgcacacactacactacacacactgcagacacacaGCTGACAAACACTGAATCTGCATCATCCACCAGCAAGAGTATAGCCATCTTCTAGAAATGCCATTCACTCATGTTTTTGGGCAAAGGAACATTACAACACAACTGAATGTCCTTCATTTTCAGACTCCTGCCGTCAGTAGATCTCTCCTTCTTCCATTTCAAACACTCCACATGTCAAACTGGATGCTCGCTAGTCTGGTGGTGCTGCTGGCTGTGTTGTTACTCTTCATCATGCCTGCTCCTCACAACATCAGTAAGTCTTCCAGTCACCGTCTCCTGCAGGGGCAGATTTAGGCATGGAAATGTGGGAGATGTAGGCCCACACTGAATCTGCAGATGTTTagtccatcattgattctgtttgtttacctgtaaatgtgtgtaaatgtatatttattcagtttttaaattaatttcaggaatattattgactaatatgaaaatgttcatctgatttatgcacaGTGCAGTGTGTGCAGTCATATGTTCTGTCTttcagtagagatattatatgagagacttgctttgtttaccaaataaagtggatctaattggatttgcattgcagacattgtaaacattacactgtaaaaagttaaaaaggtatttctTTTGAGTTCATTTATTAAGGTGTTAGTTATGAAACTCCTGTAATCAATCCACAGAAATCTGCtggttttttacaaaattctgcgcaggaATAGCAGaacatgtccacagattctgtctggccctgcctaTCGGCAGCATCTTGCTAGGGGCAGCATGTAGACAACCACAATCCCCCCCGACCCCGCTCCTCACTTTAGTCCATGACAACAACACCCTCCTGTTGTTGCCACCCCCtggctcttcacttttgtccgcgaACGGTCAGCATGAACATGGTGAGGGCAGCACGATCGTTGTTTGCCCAGAGCGCCAGTTAAGCTTGTGACAGTACTGATTCCCTGATGACGGCTCTTTCTGAAACAGGTCAAATACATAAAGACATCTGCTTGGACTGTAGAGAACAGGCTATTCTTTCTGTTCTATTCgctcaccatcaggaggcgctataatccctctcgtaggagaattttcttcacaatccaaaacaaataaagttattcaTCATGTgcacccgatagctccgcctcttccgctacgtgagcaaagtgtgtgaagtgtccatcattacacacttcatatCACCGGTTCAATAAGTGCATCAGCTGGCTaactaaagtgcacttattattgttttcagtgtgaacacactactgaCACTATTATACTACAAAATAGCATAGTATAGTGCATAAgtgtgcgatttgggacgcagctagtgtcTTGTGCATCGCTACAGCCTGTGCAGACTAACTGGATTGCCAGGTCCTAATGCCCGTCCTCTATCTCCACTGATGCACACGGGGCGCTGTTAACCCAAGACTAGGACACTTAaagtaaaatacacaaataacatCAAGTTGTGTCATAAATGTTTTTCTTGTTGGATATATTGTTAGAATATATGAAAACAGGGTTGACGTTTGATCTGTGACAGCACTCATATAGAGAGTAGTTCAGCATCTTCAGCATGCTGTCTCTTTACAATATGGCCTCAAGCAGACTCTGCACATTCACTAACGCACTGATGATCTGAAGGAATCATATGAGTGCAGGAGTCCTGCTGTCCTGGATAAACATGAGCAAACATCTTTCTTGCTCTGACTCCACTAATCAGGTGTTCTGAGCTGTGTTTTCTGCTGAACTTGACCTTCTCAACATTGCATTGACTATGTGTTTGTTTGCACTTGACTTTAATCAACCTAGAACATGACAGTTAAAGTGTTATGATGAGCTATTATTACACAGAATTAATCAGCTTATATTGTCATCTGCGTCCGCAGGGTTGGAGTTGGTACAGAAACATGCAGGTACAGTCTGACTGACATGTTTACAGCTCTTGACGTGTACACATTAACACATGAACATGTTCTGCGGTGGATTAATCATGTCTGATTTCCCTCAGTGGATGTGACTCTGGATCATGACACGGCGAATCCATTCCTCATCCTGTCTGATGATGGAAAACAAGTGAGTTTGGGACACATCGAGAGAAACGTTCCAGAAAACCCAGAGCGGTTTAATTACACTGTTAGTGTTCTGGGGAAACAGGGCTTCAGTTCTGGGAAGTTTTACTATGAGGTGCAGGTGAAGGGGAAGACTGACTGGACTGTAGGACTGGCCAGAGAATCTATTAACAGAAAAGGCCAGATCAGAGTGAATCCTGAGAATGGGTTCTGGACTGTGTGGCTGAGGAATGGAAATCAGTATGAAGCCCTGGATTCTCCATTGGTCTCTCTGTCGCTGTGGACGAGCCCTGAGAAGGTTGGCGTGTTTGTGGATTATGAGAAGGGTTTGGTCTCCTTTTATAATGTGAATGCCAAATCTCACATCTACTCTTTCACTGCTCAGACTTTCACTGAAACACTCTATACATACTTCAGTCCAGGCCTTAATGATGACGGGAAGAACTCAAAGCCACTGATCATCACACCTGTCGTAATCACATCAGCTAATTAACCACAGGTGGAGTTTGATAATTAAAGCTGGATTAACTCTGGGTGTTCTGTTCCTCTCTTatttatttcccaagtgctgcatttctcactcactgtccttcagctcagtctttaatacacacacacacacacacacacacacacacacacacacacacacacacacacacacacacacacacacacacacacacacacacacacacacacacacacacacacacacacacacacacacacacacacacacacacacacacacacacacacacacacacacacacacacacacacacacacacacacacacacacacacacaccagaaccAGCTGGCACTTGATCCAGCAACCCTCTAGCTGCAAGACAACTGCTGCCTTCCTGTGCTGCGTTTGtattgatgacagtacataatctAGAACACATcatataatagataatataagTTATTATGCAAGATACAGATAGTCAGCCTCAAGTGTGACACTCCGACCTTAATACCATTAAGACCAGACGCAGACTGGGGCGACCTGCAGTGAGATAGGGACTGGTGTGAGGGGGGGACTGGGTGGACCTGTAGTGAGATAGGGACTCAGGTAACCTGTACTGAGACAGGGACTGGAGCAATCTGCAGTGAGAGGGGGACTCTGGTGACGTTTAGTGAGGTGAGGGGCTGGGTCAAACTGTAGTGAGGGAAGGACTGGGGTGAGGGGGTGACTGGGTCGACCTGTACTGAGGGAGGAACTTGGGTGACCTGTAGTGAGGGGGGGACTCGGAGGTCCTGTAGTGAGGGGGACTCAGGTAACCTGTAGTGAGACAGGGATTGGTTCGCCCTGTAGTGAGGGGGGACTGGGGTGACCTGTAGTGAGGGGGGACTGGGGTGGGGGGCTGTAGTAAGGAGGATGACTGGAACAACCTATAATGAAAGGGGGAGTAGGGCGACATGTATTGAAGAAGAGGAGAGGGCTGATGCGGGGCCCTATGCACCCTCCATAGTGCTCGTATAGGATGAATCAGTACTAATTAGGACAATACTCTGGTTAAGAGTGAACAGAGATGTTAATCCTTTACTGGACTGAAGTTATAATCGTTATAAACGGTGTTTATTCCAGGACAGTGTGGAGTATTCCTGTGTCCAGTAAAGGGCAGTGCAGTACAGTGTATAGGACACTTTATACCGacacacagctctgtccaaacagcttccacaTGTGGACTTTGCATCACGGGGTCCTGtaatgctgctgctgctttcacaTCTGCTTTAATGAATTTTACTCACATTAGTTATAATCTCACACGATAAAGCAATGCTCAGCATCGCACATGTCCATCATTCATACAATCTAACTTCACAGCTGTTAATAATCTGACATTATTCATACATGTTTGCCGTATATTGTGAATAATGTAATGAAGACACAGGTCAATGGTATGACTGATGTTGCTTGTAAATTGCTTGTACAGTAAATGAGCTTCTCTAATAAACCTcacagcagacagacagacagagacagacagacagacagacagacagacagacagtgtgtAAATAAACTCTCTTTATTGTTGACTTTTATCCATTGTGAGGGGAAATACTGAGTTATTATTAGTGTTGCTCTGTCAGTGTAATGCGACAGCAGAGGCTCTACAGTAAACTGCTGCTTCACTTTGCTTTGACTGTGATATCAGCCACACCGTGAACCTGAGTGAGCTGACGGCAGTCCATGGAGGCCAGGAGCTTCTGAGAGCCTGAGACTGTGGGAGTAAACTTCTCTATCAGAGACACTGTGCCCAGCCGCGCCacatcactgacacacacacacacacacacacacacacagacacacacacacacacacacacacacacacacacacacacacacacacacacaggaggagATGATTAGCTGTGTTGATGCTAGTATAGAGATTGACACACTCTGTTAAGCGTCTCACCCGTAGCTGATCTTCCTGACGCTCTGCATTCCCAGACCCTCGATGCGGAACAAGACGTTCTTCAAGACCTGTGACAGTGGATTCTGGAAGGAGATCCTGACGCTCATCTCTTTACCCACCACTGCGTCCTGGAGAGGCTAAAGCACAGCAGGGTAGCGCTCATGTTAATGTGTGTTTGCGCCGGCTGGACCACAAGTTAACTCTGGCTGAGGCAGACTCACAGTGAGCACCAGGTCTGGTGTGCGCAGCCGGAAGTTGAACTGAGTGGCCAGAACCTGCTTGGTCTGGCTGACCCGTCCGGTGAGCGTGAGCATCAGAGCGCCCTGGTCCACCAGCTGCTCCTTGTACTCCTTATACTGCAGAGTCCAGGGGATAGTCTTAGCTGAAGGAGAACAGAGAGCATTAACCACAACCGTAATACCGGCACCAAGACTAGTGGAGCGACCATGATCTGGCTGAACAGCGAGACAGTCGGAAGAGTTTATATGGATGATCTCTGAGGGGACCTGACTGTCTTTCAGCCGGTGTTTCTTACTCTTAATAAGCTGTGATATGAGCAGTATTCTGCCGGCAGGGTGAGGCAGGTGACGTGTGGACACTCACTCTCTCTGGGCTGCAGCTCCAGGGTGATCCTGTCCTTCTTCAGGCTCTGTTTCAATACG
The nucleotide sequence above comes from Danio rerio strain Tuebingen ecotype United States chromosome 23, GRCz12tu, whole genome shotgun sequence. Encoded proteins:
- the btr31 gene encoding bloodthirsty-related gene family, member 31 isoform X1 — encoded protein: MVSSCGLNEELQCSICLDVFTDPVTTPCGHNFCRTCLDQYWTNTHTCCCPICKEKFSKQPDLKVNIALREVVEHLKQESRPAESEQAMEDRLKKIQEINHSEDPNKTPAVSRSLLLPFQTLHMSNWMLASLVVLLAVLLLFIMPAPHNIRLELVQKHAVDVTLDHDTANPFLILSDDGKQVSLGHIERNVPENPERFNYTVSVLGKQGFSSGKFYYEVQVKGKTDWTVGLARESINRKGQIRVNPENGFWTVWLRNGNQYEALDSPLVSLSLWTSPEKVGVFVDYEKGLVSFYNVNAKSHIYSFTAQTFTETLYTYFSPGLNDDGKNSKPLIITPVVITSAN
- the btr31 gene encoding bloodthirsty-related gene family, member 31 isoform X2: MVSSCGLNEELQCSICLDVFTDPVTTPCGHNFCRTCLDQYWTNTHTCCCPICKEKFSKQPDLKVNIALREVVEHLKQESRPAESEAMEDRLKKIQEINHSEDPNKTPAVSRSLLLPFQTLHMSNWMLASLVVLLAVLLLFIMPAPHNIRLELVQKHAVDVTLDHDTANPFLILSDDGKQVSLGHIERNVPENPERFNYTVSVLGKQGFSSGKFYYEVQVKGKTDWTVGLARESINRKGQIRVNPENGFWTVWLRNGNQYEALDSPLVSLSLWTSPEKVGVFVDYEKGLVSFYNVNAKSHIYSFTAQTFTETLYTYFSPGLNDDGKNSKPLIITPVVITSAN